A genome region from Populus alba chromosome 5, ASM523922v2, whole genome shotgun sequence includes the following:
- the LOC118061683 gene encoding uncharacterized protein isoform X1: MREGLRSSVNLLAKMEKNEVSPSKEMVTEKVGGLKQGDCEFTDEENPKLNQEEALKEEMEVDQRDRLKIEECEGGNDLRECNAAEGCTNRRKRSMVDGEGEIEDGGVEKKKVKEGEDGEKVVVVRVLRSRSVTKTNSRKEVDRGQQTGGSDGSEKKRVEVKIEERDHSDGEDSGKLDNEARDKSKQNHGSSPKDQKSDRTEKRLAEVKKKDSDHSDGEDPDQSDNEAGRMSKHKRGRPPKAQKSDGPEKKRTEVVNEESHQSAGTEIEQADNEAREKLKPRCGSPPKVQKNDLSEKKRVEVKREESDQSVGEESDRAHSGARKRLKHKHGMCHKGQKSDGSEKKRVKVGKEGSHQSAGEVSELSGNEMSEKLKPKRGRPPKAKESDESGKKSIEVVDGDRAESSGQEGDESYGKVGKKRKPKRGRPPKAKESNESGKKSIEVVDGDPAESSGPESDESYGKVGKKRKPKRGRPSKLNKGVKVGGLRKRQGGEMTRHNKNHNVGARIALSGKKLGKKSNATKLTTARQNKCSNDEKEEGRSKQKAVVREKIIELLLGAGWTIERRPRNGREYCDAVYVNPEGRTHWSVTLAYRVLKQHYEGDGGDSNTCKPGFKFTPLPDEELSILAKVIGKERSDKNKKKRKWKQVKDGKTGEGVAKQKNKKGKLHKRKQDAVAIPGRKKLKDGTKRKSSLCEQDDCAGMSDDGTTVRDHKQLKTHNRKRCALMIRNSKESAGSDGGGYVLYNGKRTVLTWMIDMGTVPLDGKVQYLKRRKTRTVLKGKITTDGIQCDCCGETFAISDFEAHAGSKSCQPLKNICLENGPSLLHCQLESWHRQDESDRKGFHFVDIDGQDPNDDTCGICGDGGNLICCDSCPSTFHQSCLEIKKLPSGVWNCTYCSCKFCGMAGGDACQMNENDAAARPALLTCCLCEEKYHHSCIPAEDTINDYHSSLSFCGKKCQELHDKLQALLGVKHEMEEGFAWTLVRRFDVGSDITLSGMHRKVECNSKVAVALHIMDECFLPMPDHRSGVNLIRNIVYNFGSNFNRLNYCGFLTAILERGDEVISAASIRIHGNQLAEMPFIGTRHMYRRQGMCRRLLSAIEIALCSLNVEKLVIPAISELRETWTSVFGFKQLEGLSKQKMRYMKMVAFPGVDMLQKPLLKDHQFAEANTVPTEGLTSLELKERFTIDEISCNSDEKCSSVRFDLKGSSEISIPHTGNINDQAAAVESGSLPDCLNDISDVKSENTNLPVCPKDETVDQLSMVSISLCDANEQTREVVEHQSAVSGSIATSDCERKLKGDTHMGQNDVSKIESKLFGVSFIGSEAADSQGKCQRASREVTETVPCEVKGEDSSDRQNLDSHDDDSIPTSKIIASQLQFFAFGHELKVSDINAVHYESTTCNISSDIVQSTTTTVPQKVQDAVYGHCGALPVDQNISSSCQGKGPNAKEMVVLATADSNSVDSDVTAKADLQSCRSNGSCIATELKVSPCGVDADGIHDLEEVSDTVQSDVLSPDGGLISDGPRIKTKSSEHPNSISEVEPANLTQSASEPLCNSSSAPGVGLHCASGDGNSCGAPEVIMLSNQAS, translated from the exons ATGAGAGAAGGGTTGAGATCTAGTGTCAATTTATTGGCGAAAATGGAGAAAAATGAGGTTTCTCCGAGCAAGGAAATGGTTACTGAGAAAGTTGGTGGTTTGAAACAAGGAGATTGTGAATTCACTGACGAGGAGAACCCGAAATTGAATCAAGAAGAGGCGTTAAAAGAAGAAATGGAAGTGGATCAGAGAGATAGGCTTAAAATCGAAGAATGTGAAGGAGGGAATGATTTGAGGGAGTGTAATGCTGCTGAGGGTTGTACGAATAGAAGGAAAAGAAGTATGGTTGATGGTGAGGGAGAGATTGAGGATGGTGGTGTTGAAAAGAAGAAGGTAAAGGAGGGTGAGGATGGTGAAAAGGTGGTTGTCGTCAGGGTTCTGCGGTCAAGGTCTGTGACAAAAACTAATAGTAGGAAGGAGGTTGATAGAGGGCAGCAGACCGGAGGGAGTGATGGCTCTGAGAAGAAAAGGGTTGAGGTAAAAATAGAAGAGAGGGATCATTCTGATGGCGAAGACAGTGGGAAATTAGATAATGAGGCCAGGGATAAATCAAAGCAAAATCATGGTAGCTCGCCCAAGGACCAGAAGAGTGACAGGACTGAGAAGAGATTGGCTGAGGTGAAAAAGAAAGATAGTGATCATTCTGATGGTGAAGACCCTGACCAGTCAGATAACGAGGCAGGGAGAATGTCAAAGCACAAGCGTGGGAGGCCCCCCAAGGCTCAGAAGAGTGATGGGCCTGAGAAGAAAAGGACTGAGGTGGTAAATGAAGAAAGTCATCAATCTGCTGGTACAGAGATTGAACAGGCAGATAATGAGGCAAGGGAAAAGTTAAAGCCCAGGTGCGGGTCACCCCCCAAGGTTCAGAAGAATGATCTATCTGAGAAGAAAAGGGTTGAGGTGAAAAGGGAAGAGAGTGATCAATCTGTTGGCGAAGAGAGTGATCGAGCACATAGTGGGGCAAGGAAAAGATTAAAGCATAAACATGGAATGTGCCACAAGGGGCAGAAGAGTGATGGATCCGAGAAGAAAAGAGTCAAGGTGGGTAAAGAAGGCAGCCATCAATCTGCTGGTGAAGTGAGTGAATTGTCAGGTAATGAGATGAGTGAAAAATTAAAGCCTAAGCGTGGGAGACCCCCCAAGGCTAAGGAGAGTGATGAGTCTGGGAAGAAAAGTATTGAGGTGGTTGATGGTGACCGTGCAGAATCTTCTGGTCAAGAGGGTGATGAATCATATGGTAAAGTGGGGAAGAAGCGGAAGCCTAAGCGTGGGAGACCCCCCAAGGCTAAGGAGAGCAATGAGTCTGGGAAGAAAAGTATTGAGGTGGTTGATGGTGACCCTGCAGAATCTTCTGGTCCAGAGAGTGATGAATCATATGGTAAAGTGGGGAAGAAGCGGAAGCCTAAGCGTGGGAGACCCAGCAAGTTGAACAAGGGTGTAAAGGTGGGTGGGCTGAGGAAAAGACAGGGGGGGGAAATGACAAGACATAATAAGAACCACAATGTGGGAGCTAGAATTGCATTATCTGGAAAGAAACTTGGGAAAAAATCTAATGCAACAAAGTTAACCACAGCTAGGCAGAACAAATGCAGCAATGATGAAAAGGAAGAGGGGAGAAGTAAACAGAAGGCAGTAGTGagagaaaaaattatagaaCTTCTTTTGGGTGCAGGCTGGACAATTGAGCGTAGGCCTAGGAATGGTAGAGAGTACTGTGATGCTGTGTATGTTAATCCTGAAGGAAGGACTCATTGGTCTGTTACCTTGGCTTACCGGGTGCTTAAGCAGCATTATGAAGGTGATGGTGGTGATTCAAATACTTGTAAGCCTGGTTTCAAGTTTACTCCTCTACCAGATGAAGAACTCAGCATACTAGCAAAAGTAATCGGCAAGGAAAGgagtgataaaaataaaaagaaaaggaaatggaagCAAGTGAAGGATGGGAAAACAGGTGAAGGAGTtgcaaaacagaaaaataagaaaggaaAACTGCACAAGAGAAAACAGGATGCTGTGGCAATTCCTGGACGTAAGAAGTTGAAGGACGGTACAAAACGGAAATCTTCTCTCTGCGAACAGGATGACTGTGCGGGTATGTCAGATGACGGAACAACAGTCAGGGATCATAAGCAACTCAAAACACATAATAGAAAGCGGTGTGCTCTAATGATTCGCAACTCCAAGGAGAGTGCAGGTTCAGATGGTGGTGGCTATGTGCTTTATAATGGGAAGCGAACTGTACTCACCTGGATGATTGACATGGGCACTGTTCCACTGGATGGAAAGGTGCAGTACTTGAAACGCAGGAAGACACGAACAGTCCTGAAGGGTAAAATCACAACAGATGGTATTCAGTGTGATTGTTGTGGTGAAACTTTTGCAATCTCGGACTTCGAGGCTCATGCAGGCAGCAAATCCTGCCAGCCACTCAAAAACATATGCTTAGAGAATGGACCTTCACTCTTGCACTGCCAGCTAGAGTCATGGCATAGACAAGATGAATCTGATCGTAAAGGGTTCCATTTTGTTGATATTGATGGTCAAGATCCAAATGATGATACATGTGGGATCTGTGGAGATGGTGGAAACCTTATTTGCTGTGATAGTTGCCCATCAACATTTCATCAAAGCTGCCTCGAGATAAAG AAGCTCCCTTCAGGGGTCTGGAATTGCACATATTGTTCATGCAAATTTTGTGGGATGGCTGGTGGGGATGCATGTCAGATGAATGAGAATGATGCTGCTGCCCGACCTGCATTACTGACATGTTGTTTGTGTGAGGAGAAAT ATCACCACTCCTGTATTCCTGCTGAGGACACTATAAATGATTATCACAGCAGTCTATCCTTCTGCGGGAAGAAATGCCAAGAG TTACATGATAAACTACAGGCTCTTCTTGGGGTTAAACATGAAATGGAAGAGGGCTTTGCATGGACTCTTGTTCGCCGATTTGATGTTGGCTCTGATATTACTCTCAGTGGAATGCATCGGAAAGTTGAATGCAATTCCAAGGTAGCTGTTGCGTTGCACATAATGGATGAGTGCTTTTTGCCCATGCCTGACCATAGAAGTGGGGTTAACCTGATTCGTAATATTGTATATAATTTTGG GTCAAACTTCAATCGACTGAACTACTGTGGTTTTCTGACTGCAATTCTAGAGCGAGGGGATGAAGTAATCTCTGCTGCATCCATTAG GATCCATGGGAACCAGTTAGCAGAGATGCCATTCATTGGGACCCGCCACATGTACAGGCGCCAAGGAATGTGCCGCCGGCTTCTAAGTGCAATTGAAATT GCTCTCTGCTCTCTAAATGTCGAGAAATTGGTCATACCTGCAATCTCTGAGCTAAGGGAAACCTGGACTtctgtttttggttttaaacaACTTGAAGGATTGAGCAAGCAAAAAATGAGGTACATGAAAATGGTGGCATTCCCTGGCGTTGATATGTTACAAAAACCTTTGTTGAAGGATCATCAGTTTGCTGAAGCAAATACAGTTCCCACTGAAG GTTTGACATCCTTGGAACTCAAGGAACGATTTACCATAGATGAGATATCATGTAATTCTGATGAGAAATGTTCGTCAGTGAGATTTGATTTAAAAGGTTCTAGTGAAATTAGTATACCTCATACTGGCAACATAAATGATCAAGCTGCTGCTGTTGAATCTGGTTCCCTTCCTGATTGCCTGAATGATATTTCCGACGTTAAAAGTGAAAACACTAATCTACCTGTTTGTCCCAAGGACGAAACTGTTGATCAATTGAGTATGGTTTCTATTTCTTTGTGTGATGCTAATGAACAAACTAGAGAGGTGGTTGAACATCAGAGTGCTGTTTCTGGTTCCATTGCCACCTCTGATTGTGAGAGGAAGCTGAAAGGGGATACACATATGGGCCAGAATGATGTTTCCAAGATCGAAAGCAAGCTGTTTGGCGTATCTTTTATTGGGTCTGAAGCGGCTGACTCTCAAGGGAAGTGTCAGCGTGCTTCCAGGGAGGTTACTGAGACTGTTCCTTGTGAAGTGAAAGGCGAAGATAGCAGCGATAGACAGAACCTCGATTCGCATGATGATGATTCTATTCCCACTTCAAAAATCATAGCAAGTCAACTCCAGTTCTTTGCTTTTGGGCACGAACTTAAAGTTTCAGATATCAATGCTGTTCACTACGAGTCCACTACCTGCAATATTTCCAGTGATATAGTTCAATCAACAACCACAACAGTTCCCCAGAAAGTACAAGATGCTGTTTATGGTCATTGTGGGGCATTGCCTGTCGACCAAAATATTAGCTCTTCTTGTCAGGGCAAGGGGCCTAATGCGAAGGAAATGGTTGTCCTGGCTACTGCTGATTCCAATTCTGTAGATTCTGATGTCACTGCAAAAGCAGATCTGCAATCTTGCAGAAGTAATGGATCTTGTATTGCCACAGAGCTCAAAGTGAGCCCTTGTGGAGTTGATGCGGATGGCATCCATGACCTTGAAGAAGTGTCTGACACAGTTCAAAGTGATGTGCTTTCTCCTGATGGAGGTTTAATTTCTGATGGGCCTCGGATTAAAACCAAATCTTCAGAGCACCCCAATTCTATTTCTGAGGTCGAGCCTGCTAATTTGACACAGAGCGCCTCTGAACCTTTATGCAATTCAAGCTCTGCTCCTGGTGTTGGCCTGCACTGTGCCTCTGGTGATGGTAATTCATGCGGTGCACCGGAGGTGATAATGTTGTCAAATCAGGCTAGTTGA
- the LOC118061681 gene encoding transcription repressor OFP16 — MAGTIGRNLNLCFTKIRRPLPPHDQSPTTLLTPDDHSHTFLIKNYNSLYDPTIDSASTTTSSSSSSSEPDFATVYASQRFFFSYPGRSNSIIESTPSIVTSSDSSDNLVAPQSDSNGLTTNPSNDKSLLVDSCNDSSHPQLLKSPTVKDSVAVPTYSPDPYMDFRRSMQEMVEARDLVDVNANWEYLHELLSCYLDLNPKSSHKFIVGAFADLLVSLLSSQMPEDAGRRGEDFSSSSCGISRQCM; from the coding sequence atggCAGGCACAATAGGAAGAAACCTCAATCTTTGTTTCACTAAGATCAGACGTCCACTACCACCTCATGATCAATCCCCCACTACCCTACTAACCCCAGATGATCACAGCCATACATTTctcataaaaaactataattccCTCTATGACCCCACCATTGATTCCGCCTCCACCACCACTTCTTCCAGCTCCTCCTCCTCTGAACCTGACTTCGCTACCGTCTACGCCTCTCAGCGCTTCTTCTTCTCCTACCCTGGCCGCTCCAACTCCATTATTGAATCCACACCGTCCATCGTCACTTCCTCAGACTCATCAGACAATCTAGTAGCCCCGCAATCTGACAGCAATGGTCTGACAACGAATCCCTCCAATGACAAGTCTTTGTTGGTTGATAGTTGTAATGATAGTAGCCATCCCCAGTTGTTAAAATCCCCTACCGTTAAAGACAGTGTTGCTGTCCCCACCTACTCACCGGACCCGTACATGGACTTCCGGCGATCCATGCAAGAGATGGTGGAGGCACGTGACTTGGTGGACGTCAACGCTAATTGGGAGTATTTGCACGAGCTACTATCGTGTTATCTTGATCTTAATCCTAAGAGTAGCCACAAGTTCATTGTTGGAGCTTTTGCTGATCTTCTTGTTAGTCTTTTGTCATCGCAAATGCCAGAAGATGCTGGCCGCCGGGGAGAGGATTTTTCCTCCAGTAGCTGTGGGATTTCGCGGCAGTGCATGTAA
- the LOC118061683 gene encoding uncharacterized protein isoform X2, which translates to MREGLRSSVNLLAKMEKNEVSPSKEMVTEKVGGLKQGDCEFTDEENPKLNQEEALKEEMEVDQRDRLKIEECEGGNDLRECNAAEGCTNRRKRSMVDGEGEIEDGGVEKKKVKEGEDGEKVVVVRVLRSRSVTKTNSRKEVDRGQQTGGSDGSEKKRVEVKIEERDHSDGEDSGKLDNEARDKSKQNHGSSPKDQKSDRTEKRLAEVKKKDSDHSDGEDPDQSDNEAGRMSKHKRGRPPKAQKSDGPEKKRTEVVNEESHQSAGTEIEQADNEAREKLKPRCGSPPKVQKNDLSEKKRVEVKREESDQSVGEESDRAHSGARKRLKHKHGMCHKGQKSDGSEKKRVKVGKEGSHQSAGEVSELSGNEMSEKLKPKRGRPPKAKESDESGKKSIEVVDGDRAESSGQEGDESYGKVGKKRKPKRGRPPKAKESNESGKKSIEVVDGDPAESSGPESDESYGKVGKKRKPKRGRPSKLNKGVKVGGLRKRQGGEMTRHNKNHNVGARIALSGKKLGKKSNATKLTTARQNKCSNDEKEEGRSKQKAVVREKIIELLLGAGWTIERRPRNGREYCDAVYVNPEGRTHWSVTLAYRVLKQHYEGDGGDSNTCKPGFKFTPLPDEELSILAKVIGKERSDKNKKKRKWKQVKDGKTGEGVAKQKNKKGKLHKRKQDAVAIPGRKKLKDGTKRKSSLCEQDDCAGMSDDGTTVRDHKQLKTHNRKRCALMIRNSKESAGSDGGGYVLYNGKRTVLTWMIDMGTVPLDGKVQYLKRRKTRTVLKGKITTDGIQCDCCGETFAISDFEAHAGSKSCQPLKNICLENGPSLLHCQLESWHRQDESDRKGFHFVDIDGQDPNDDTCGICGDGGNLICCDSCPSTFHQSCLEIKLPSGVWNCTYCSCKFCGMAGGDACQMNENDAAARPALLTCCLCEEKYHHSCIPAEDTINDYHSSLSFCGKKCQELHDKLQALLGVKHEMEEGFAWTLVRRFDVGSDITLSGMHRKVECNSKVAVALHIMDECFLPMPDHRSGVNLIRNIVYNFGSNFNRLNYCGFLTAILERGDEVISAASIRIHGNQLAEMPFIGTRHMYRRQGMCRRLLSAIEIALCSLNVEKLVIPAISELRETWTSVFGFKQLEGLSKQKMRYMKMVAFPGVDMLQKPLLKDHQFAEANTVPTEGLTSLELKERFTIDEISCNSDEKCSSVRFDLKGSSEISIPHTGNINDQAAAVESGSLPDCLNDISDVKSENTNLPVCPKDETVDQLSMVSISLCDANEQTREVVEHQSAVSGSIATSDCERKLKGDTHMGQNDVSKIESKLFGVSFIGSEAADSQGKCQRASREVTETVPCEVKGEDSSDRQNLDSHDDDSIPTSKIIASQLQFFAFGHELKVSDINAVHYESTTCNISSDIVQSTTTTVPQKVQDAVYGHCGALPVDQNISSSCQGKGPNAKEMVVLATADSNSVDSDVTAKADLQSCRSNGSCIATELKVSPCGVDADGIHDLEEVSDTVQSDVLSPDGGLISDGPRIKTKSSEHPNSISEVEPANLTQSASEPLCNSSSAPGVGLHCASGDGNSCGAPEVIMLSNQAS; encoded by the exons ATGAGAGAAGGGTTGAGATCTAGTGTCAATTTATTGGCGAAAATGGAGAAAAATGAGGTTTCTCCGAGCAAGGAAATGGTTACTGAGAAAGTTGGTGGTTTGAAACAAGGAGATTGTGAATTCACTGACGAGGAGAACCCGAAATTGAATCAAGAAGAGGCGTTAAAAGAAGAAATGGAAGTGGATCAGAGAGATAGGCTTAAAATCGAAGAATGTGAAGGAGGGAATGATTTGAGGGAGTGTAATGCTGCTGAGGGTTGTACGAATAGAAGGAAAAGAAGTATGGTTGATGGTGAGGGAGAGATTGAGGATGGTGGTGTTGAAAAGAAGAAGGTAAAGGAGGGTGAGGATGGTGAAAAGGTGGTTGTCGTCAGGGTTCTGCGGTCAAGGTCTGTGACAAAAACTAATAGTAGGAAGGAGGTTGATAGAGGGCAGCAGACCGGAGGGAGTGATGGCTCTGAGAAGAAAAGGGTTGAGGTAAAAATAGAAGAGAGGGATCATTCTGATGGCGAAGACAGTGGGAAATTAGATAATGAGGCCAGGGATAAATCAAAGCAAAATCATGGTAGCTCGCCCAAGGACCAGAAGAGTGACAGGACTGAGAAGAGATTGGCTGAGGTGAAAAAGAAAGATAGTGATCATTCTGATGGTGAAGACCCTGACCAGTCAGATAACGAGGCAGGGAGAATGTCAAAGCACAAGCGTGGGAGGCCCCCCAAGGCTCAGAAGAGTGATGGGCCTGAGAAGAAAAGGACTGAGGTGGTAAATGAAGAAAGTCATCAATCTGCTGGTACAGAGATTGAACAGGCAGATAATGAGGCAAGGGAAAAGTTAAAGCCCAGGTGCGGGTCACCCCCCAAGGTTCAGAAGAATGATCTATCTGAGAAGAAAAGGGTTGAGGTGAAAAGGGAAGAGAGTGATCAATCTGTTGGCGAAGAGAGTGATCGAGCACATAGTGGGGCAAGGAAAAGATTAAAGCATAAACATGGAATGTGCCACAAGGGGCAGAAGAGTGATGGATCCGAGAAGAAAAGAGTCAAGGTGGGTAAAGAAGGCAGCCATCAATCTGCTGGTGAAGTGAGTGAATTGTCAGGTAATGAGATGAGTGAAAAATTAAAGCCTAAGCGTGGGAGACCCCCCAAGGCTAAGGAGAGTGATGAGTCTGGGAAGAAAAGTATTGAGGTGGTTGATGGTGACCGTGCAGAATCTTCTGGTCAAGAGGGTGATGAATCATATGGTAAAGTGGGGAAGAAGCGGAAGCCTAAGCGTGGGAGACCCCCCAAGGCTAAGGAGAGCAATGAGTCTGGGAAGAAAAGTATTGAGGTGGTTGATGGTGACCCTGCAGAATCTTCTGGTCCAGAGAGTGATGAATCATATGGTAAAGTGGGGAAGAAGCGGAAGCCTAAGCGTGGGAGACCCAGCAAGTTGAACAAGGGTGTAAAGGTGGGTGGGCTGAGGAAAAGACAGGGGGGGGAAATGACAAGACATAATAAGAACCACAATGTGGGAGCTAGAATTGCATTATCTGGAAAGAAACTTGGGAAAAAATCTAATGCAACAAAGTTAACCACAGCTAGGCAGAACAAATGCAGCAATGATGAAAAGGAAGAGGGGAGAAGTAAACAGAAGGCAGTAGTGagagaaaaaattatagaaCTTCTTTTGGGTGCAGGCTGGACAATTGAGCGTAGGCCTAGGAATGGTAGAGAGTACTGTGATGCTGTGTATGTTAATCCTGAAGGAAGGACTCATTGGTCTGTTACCTTGGCTTACCGGGTGCTTAAGCAGCATTATGAAGGTGATGGTGGTGATTCAAATACTTGTAAGCCTGGTTTCAAGTTTACTCCTCTACCAGATGAAGAACTCAGCATACTAGCAAAAGTAATCGGCAAGGAAAGgagtgataaaaataaaaagaaaaggaaatggaagCAAGTGAAGGATGGGAAAACAGGTGAAGGAGTtgcaaaacagaaaaataagaaaggaaAACTGCACAAGAGAAAACAGGATGCTGTGGCAATTCCTGGACGTAAGAAGTTGAAGGACGGTACAAAACGGAAATCTTCTCTCTGCGAACAGGATGACTGTGCGGGTATGTCAGATGACGGAACAACAGTCAGGGATCATAAGCAACTCAAAACACATAATAGAAAGCGGTGTGCTCTAATGATTCGCAACTCCAAGGAGAGTGCAGGTTCAGATGGTGGTGGCTATGTGCTTTATAATGGGAAGCGAACTGTACTCACCTGGATGATTGACATGGGCACTGTTCCACTGGATGGAAAGGTGCAGTACTTGAAACGCAGGAAGACACGAACAGTCCTGAAGGGTAAAATCACAACAGATGGTATTCAGTGTGATTGTTGTGGTGAAACTTTTGCAATCTCGGACTTCGAGGCTCATGCAGGCAGCAAATCCTGCCAGCCACTCAAAAACATATGCTTAGAGAATGGACCTTCACTCTTGCACTGCCAGCTAGAGTCATGGCATAGACAAGATGAATCTGATCGTAAAGGGTTCCATTTTGTTGATATTGATGGTCAAGATCCAAATGATGATACATGTGGGATCTGTGGAGATGGTGGAAACCTTATTTGCTGTGATAGTTGCCCATCAACATTTCATCAAAGCTGCCTCGAGATAAAG CTCCCTTCAGGGGTCTGGAATTGCACATATTGTTCATGCAAATTTTGTGGGATGGCTGGTGGGGATGCATGTCAGATGAATGAGAATGATGCTGCTGCCCGACCTGCATTACTGACATGTTGTTTGTGTGAGGAGAAAT ATCACCACTCCTGTATTCCTGCTGAGGACACTATAAATGATTATCACAGCAGTCTATCCTTCTGCGGGAAGAAATGCCAAGAG TTACATGATAAACTACAGGCTCTTCTTGGGGTTAAACATGAAATGGAAGAGGGCTTTGCATGGACTCTTGTTCGCCGATTTGATGTTGGCTCTGATATTACTCTCAGTGGAATGCATCGGAAAGTTGAATGCAATTCCAAGGTAGCTGTTGCGTTGCACATAATGGATGAGTGCTTTTTGCCCATGCCTGACCATAGAAGTGGGGTTAACCTGATTCGTAATATTGTATATAATTTTGG GTCAAACTTCAATCGACTGAACTACTGTGGTTTTCTGACTGCAATTCTAGAGCGAGGGGATGAAGTAATCTCTGCTGCATCCATTAG GATCCATGGGAACCAGTTAGCAGAGATGCCATTCATTGGGACCCGCCACATGTACAGGCGCCAAGGAATGTGCCGCCGGCTTCTAAGTGCAATTGAAATT GCTCTCTGCTCTCTAAATGTCGAGAAATTGGTCATACCTGCAATCTCTGAGCTAAGGGAAACCTGGACTtctgtttttggttttaaacaACTTGAAGGATTGAGCAAGCAAAAAATGAGGTACATGAAAATGGTGGCATTCCCTGGCGTTGATATGTTACAAAAACCTTTGTTGAAGGATCATCAGTTTGCTGAAGCAAATACAGTTCCCACTGAAG GTTTGACATCCTTGGAACTCAAGGAACGATTTACCATAGATGAGATATCATGTAATTCTGATGAGAAATGTTCGTCAGTGAGATTTGATTTAAAAGGTTCTAGTGAAATTAGTATACCTCATACTGGCAACATAAATGATCAAGCTGCTGCTGTTGAATCTGGTTCCCTTCCTGATTGCCTGAATGATATTTCCGACGTTAAAAGTGAAAACACTAATCTACCTGTTTGTCCCAAGGACGAAACTGTTGATCAATTGAGTATGGTTTCTATTTCTTTGTGTGATGCTAATGAACAAACTAGAGAGGTGGTTGAACATCAGAGTGCTGTTTCTGGTTCCATTGCCACCTCTGATTGTGAGAGGAAGCTGAAAGGGGATACACATATGGGCCAGAATGATGTTTCCAAGATCGAAAGCAAGCTGTTTGGCGTATCTTTTATTGGGTCTGAAGCGGCTGACTCTCAAGGGAAGTGTCAGCGTGCTTCCAGGGAGGTTACTGAGACTGTTCCTTGTGAAGTGAAAGGCGAAGATAGCAGCGATAGACAGAACCTCGATTCGCATGATGATGATTCTATTCCCACTTCAAAAATCATAGCAAGTCAACTCCAGTTCTTTGCTTTTGGGCACGAACTTAAAGTTTCAGATATCAATGCTGTTCACTACGAGTCCACTACCTGCAATATTTCCAGTGATATAGTTCAATCAACAACCACAACAGTTCCCCAGAAAGTACAAGATGCTGTTTATGGTCATTGTGGGGCATTGCCTGTCGACCAAAATATTAGCTCTTCTTGTCAGGGCAAGGGGCCTAATGCGAAGGAAATGGTTGTCCTGGCTACTGCTGATTCCAATTCTGTAGATTCTGATGTCACTGCAAAAGCAGATCTGCAATCTTGCAGAAGTAATGGATCTTGTATTGCCACAGAGCTCAAAGTGAGCCCTTGTGGAGTTGATGCGGATGGCATCCATGACCTTGAAGAAGTGTCTGACACAGTTCAAAGTGATGTGCTTTCTCCTGATGGAGGTTTAATTTCTGATGGGCCTCGGATTAAAACCAAATCTTCAGAGCACCCCAATTCTATTTCTGAGGTCGAGCCTGCTAATTTGACACAGAGCGCCTCTGAACCTTTATGCAATTCAAGCTCTGCTCCTGGTGTTGGCCTGCACTGTGCCTCTGGTGATGGTAATTCATGCGGTGCACCGGAGGTGATAATGTTGTCAAATCAGGCTAGTTGA
- the LOC118061682 gene encoding small ribosomal subunit protein uS13z/uS13y/uS13x gives MSLVANEEFQHILRVLNTNVDGKQKIMFALTSIKGIGRRFANIVCKKADVDMNKRAGELSAEELDKLMTIVANPRQFKIPDWFLNRQKDYKDGKYSQVVSNALDMKLRDDLERLKKIRNHRGLRHYWGLRVRGQHTKTTGRRGKTVGVSKKR, from the exons ATG TCGCTGGTAGCAAATGAGGAATTCCAACATATTCTTCGTGTTTTGAACACCAACGTTGATGGCAAACAGAAGATTATGTTTGCTCTTACATCCATTAAAGGTATTGGTCGTCGTTTCGCTAACATTGTCTGCAAGAAGGCCGATGTAGACATGAACAAGAG AGCTGGTGAGCTGTCAGCTGAGGAGCTTGACAAGCTTATGACAATTGTTGCTAATCCTCGTCAGTTCAAGATTCCAGACTGGTTCCTTAACAGGCAGAAGGACTACAAAGATGGAAAGTACTCCCAGGTTGTTTCCAATGCATTGGACATGAAGCTGAGAGATGATCTTGAGCGTTTGAAGAAGATCAG AAATCACCGTGGTCTCCGTCACTACTGGGGTCTCCGAGTGCGTGGGCAGCACACCAAGACCACTGGCCGTAGGGGAAAGACTGTTGGTGTCTCCAAGAAGCGATGA